A single Anopheles arabiensis isolate DONGOLA chromosome X, AaraD3, whole genome shotgun sequence DNA region contains:
- the LOC120906660 gene encoding prostaglandin reductase 1-like yields MHIAKKWIYAKPFVDEPTLDNFELVEEPVPELQDGEFLIKALYLSVDPYMRIYMLANPTGSTMIGGQVGEVIESRHADFPVGALAFAQVGWRTVSVCAPASFETRKPYVLPELGPLPASLGMGALGTVGNTAYFGLLEICQPQPGETVVVSGAAGAVGSQVGQIAKIKGCRVVGIAGSAEKCEWLRELGFDGVINYKEEDVGEALRQLAPDGVDCYFDNVGGRTAETVKGQMKPFGRIAVCGTISQYNGREPARVTDPQRDFVWKQLVQEGFSVHRWTDRWFEGVHQNLRWIQEGKLKVRETVTDGFENMPRAFIEMMRGGNVGKAVVKA; encoded by the exons ATGCACATTGCAAAGAAATGGATTTACGCGAAGCCGTTCGTCGATGAGCCGACGCTCGACAACTTCGAGCTGGTGGAGGAACCGGTGCCGGAGCTGCAAGATGGAG AATTTCTTATCAAAGCCCTGTACCTGAGCGTGGACCCGTACATGCGCATCTACATGCTGGCCAACCCGACCGGCAGCACCATGATCGGGGGCCAGGTCGGCGAGGTGATCGAGAGCCGGCACGCGGACTTCCCGGTCGGGGCGCTCGCGTTCGCGCAGGTCGGCTGGCGCACCGTGTCCGTGTGCGCACCGGCCAGCTTCGAGACGCGCAAACCGTACGTGCTGCCGGAGCTAGGCCCGCTGCCCGCCTCGCTCGGGATGGGCGCGCTCGGCACGGTCGGCAACACGGCGTACTTCGGGCTGCTCGAGATCTGCCAGCCGCAGCCGGGCGAAACGGTGGTGGTGAGCGGGGCGGCCGGTGCCGTCGGCAGCCAGGTGGGCCAGATCGCGAAGATCAAGGGCTGCCGGGTGGTCGGGATCGCCGGCTCGGCCGAAAAGTGCGAGTGGTTGCGGGAGCTCGGCTTTGACGGGGTGATCAACTACAAGGAGGAGGACGTCGGGGAGGCACTGCGCCAGCTGGCCCCGGACGGGGTGGACTGCTACTTCGACAATGTCGGTGGCCGCACGGCCGAGACGGTCAAGGGGCAGATGAAGCCGTTCGGGCGCATTGCCGTGTGCGGCACGATCTCCCAGTACAATGGGCGTGAGCCGGCGCGCGTCACCGACCCGCAGAGGGACTTTGTGTGGAAGCAGCTGGTGCAGGAGGGGTTCAGCGTGCACCGGTGGACCGACCGGTGGTTCGAGGGTGTGCACCAGAACCTGCGCTGGATCCAGGAGGGGAAGCTGAAGGTCCGCGAAACGGTCACGGACGGGTTCGAGAACATGCCGCGCGCGTTCATCGAGATGATGCGGGGCGGAAACGTGGGCAAGGCGGTTGTTAAAGCTTAA
- the LOC120906115 gene encoding coagulation factor IX-like isoform X1, producing the protein MASRNGALWRAMLIVVLAVAVPAAAQLDGSFWWMNANLLKQAEALRETKDVKAIVITKDSALDEVRVGGNSLADSDSPDCICVPLSRCNNQPTGRDGLCGAESVCCRRSQIIAPEQTTTTTTTTTAPAIVFSTGVASTKLEPVDGLIFDSDPILPVLPASVPFQPIPLNESDYDPNVLAELSNLLLSHSLTDTFEPIVSNALPVDQPATNDSGRVEAATALPTVGSGNEQRCGRRQHSVSSRIFFQDEEGDGLSQAVAGPVGFSEFPWTVAIHQLIRNGSYVYHCGGALLNRSVVVTAAHCVSNNRLHPNRFVVYAGDWDRRHTQERLPHQERTVSRVLVHPNYYSGALFNDLALLFFTEPFNDTVANVEPVCLSSASGTDYIPPDNCFVTGWGGSPKGNRVQSIQQYSKLQLVERHRCETQLRSLPTLGSKFKLHQSFVCAAADGTDVCQGAGGSPYACERDGRYYLVGIVSWGVGCGDGIPAVLTNVTELREWISRQ; encoded by the exons ATGGCTTCGCGCAACGGAGCGCTCTGGCGCGCGATGCTGATAGTGGTGCTGGCGGTCGCCGTCCCTGCCGCCGCCCAGCTCGACGGCAGCTTCTGGTGGATGAACGCCAACCTGCTGAAGCAGGCGGAGGCGCTGCGGGAGACGAAGGACGTGAAGGCGATCGTCATTACGAAGGACTCGGCGCTGGACGAGGTGCGCGTCGGCGGCAACTCGCTGGCCGACAGCGACTCGCCGGACTGCATCTGCGTGCCGCTCAGTCGCTGCAACAATCAACCGACCGGGAG GGATGGGCTTTGCGGCGCGGAAAGTGTTTGCTGCCGTCGGTCGCAAATTATCGCtcccgaacaaaccaccaccaccaccacaacaacaacagcaccagctATCGTTTTCAGTACCGGAGTGGCCTCCACCAAGCTAGAGCCGGTTGATGGGCTAATTTTCGACTCAGATCCCATTCTGCCTGTCCTGCCCGCCTCCGTACCGTTTCAACCGATCCCACTGAACGAAAGCGACTATGATCCGAACGTGCTTGCGGAGCTGTCCAATCTGCTTCTGAGCCACAGTCTGACCGATACGTTCGAGCCCATCGTAAGCAACGCACTGCCGGTCGATCAGCCGGCCACGAACGATTCCGGTCGGGTTGAAGCGGCCACAGCACTGCCCACCGTCGGCAGCGGCAATGAGCAGCGCTGCGGCCGACGGCAACATTCCGTCAGCAGTCGCATCTTCTTCCAGGACGAGGAAGGGGACGGCCTTAGTCAGGCCGTGGCCGGACCGGTCGGTTTCAGCGAGTTCCCCTGGACGGTGGCCATCCACCAGCTCATCCGGAACGGTTCGTACGTGTACCACTGTGGAGGGGCGCTCCTCAACCGAAGCGTCGTCGTGACAGCGGCTCACTGTGTGTCGAA CAACCGCTTGCACCCGAATCGGTTCGTTGTGTACGCTGGCGACTGGGACCGGCGACACACACAGGAACGGCTGCCACACCAGGAGCGAACCGTCAGTAGGGTCCTGGTACACCCGAACTACTACTCCGGCGCACTGTTCAACGATCTCGCGCTACTGTTCTTCACCGAACCGTTCAACGACACGGTAGCGAACGTGGAACCAGTGTGTCTGAGCAGCGCCTCTGGCACGGACTACATCCCCCCGGACAACTGTTTCGTGACGGGATGGGGTGGCTCCCCGAAAGGCAATCGGGTGCAAAGCATCCAGCAGTACAGCAAGCTACAGCTGGTCGAGCGCCACCGGTGCGAAACGCAGCTCCGAAGTTTGCCAACGCTTGGTTCCAAGTTTAAGCTCCACCAAAGCTTCGTCTGTGCGGCGGCCGACGGGACGGATGTTTGTCAAGGAGCGGGCGGCAGTCCGTATGCCTGTGAACGGGACGGACGGTACTACCTGGTCGGCATCGTTTCGTGGGGCGTTGGCTGTGGCGACGGCATTCCCGCCGTACTGACCAACGTGACGGAACTGAGGGAATGGATCAGCCGGCAGTGA
- the LOC120906115 gene encoding phenoloxidase-activating factor 2-like isoform X2, with protein sequence MIYLERDGLCGAESVCCRRSQIIAPEQTTTTTTTTTAPAIVFSTGVASTKLEPVDGLIFDSDPILPVLPASVPFQPIPLNESDYDPNVLAELSNLLLSHSLTDTFEPIVSNALPVDQPATNDSGRVEAATALPTVGSGNEQRCGRRQHSVSSRIFFQDEEGDGLSQAVAGPVGFSEFPWTVAIHQLIRNGSYVYHCGGALLNRSVVVTAAHCVSNNRLHPNRFVVYAGDWDRRHTQERLPHQERTVSRVLVHPNYYSGALFNDLALLFFTEPFNDTVANVEPVCLSSASGTDYIPPDNCFVTGWGGSPKGNRVQSIQQYSKLQLVERHRCETQLRSLPTLGSKFKLHQSFVCAAADGTDVCQGAGGSPYACERDGRYYLVGIVSWGVGCGDGIPAVLTNVTELREWISRQ encoded by the exons ATGATATATCTTGAAAG GGATGGGCTTTGCGGCGCGGAAAGTGTTTGCTGCCGTCGGTCGCAAATTATCGCtcccgaacaaaccaccaccaccaccacaacaacaacagcaccagctATCGTTTTCAGTACCGGAGTGGCCTCCACCAAGCTAGAGCCGGTTGATGGGCTAATTTTCGACTCAGATCCCATTCTGCCTGTCCTGCCCGCCTCCGTACCGTTTCAACCGATCCCACTGAACGAAAGCGACTATGATCCGAACGTGCTTGCGGAGCTGTCCAATCTGCTTCTGAGCCACAGTCTGACCGATACGTTCGAGCCCATCGTAAGCAACGCACTGCCGGTCGATCAGCCGGCCACGAACGATTCCGGTCGGGTTGAAGCGGCCACAGCACTGCCCACCGTCGGCAGCGGCAATGAGCAGCGCTGCGGCCGACGGCAACATTCCGTCAGCAGTCGCATCTTCTTCCAGGACGAGGAAGGGGACGGCCTTAGTCAGGCCGTGGCCGGACCGGTCGGTTTCAGCGAGTTCCCCTGGACGGTGGCCATCCACCAGCTCATCCGGAACGGTTCGTACGTGTACCACTGTGGAGGGGCGCTCCTCAACCGAAGCGTCGTCGTGACAGCGGCTCACTGTGTGTCGAA CAACCGCTTGCACCCGAATCGGTTCGTTGTGTACGCTGGCGACTGGGACCGGCGACACACACAGGAACGGCTGCCACACCAGGAGCGAACCGTCAGTAGGGTCCTGGTACACCCGAACTACTACTCCGGCGCACTGTTCAACGATCTCGCGCTACTGTTCTTCACCGAACCGTTCAACGACACGGTAGCGAACGTGGAACCAGTGTGTCTGAGCAGCGCCTCTGGCACGGACTACATCCCCCCGGACAACTGTTTCGTGACGGGATGGGGTGGCTCCCCGAAAGGCAATCGGGTGCAAAGCATCCAGCAGTACAGCAAGCTACAGCTGGTCGAGCGCCACCGGTGCGAAACGCAGCTCCGAAGTTTGCCAACGCTTGGTTCCAAGTTTAAGCTCCACCAAAGCTTCGTCTGTGCGGCGGCCGACGGGACGGATGTTTGTCAAGGAGCGGGCGGCAGTCCGTATGCCTGTGAACGGGACGGACGGTACTACCTGGTCGGCATCGTTTCGTGGGGCGTTGGCTGTGGCGACGGCATTCCCGCCGTACTGACCAACGTGACGGAACTGAGGGAATGGATCAGCCGGCAGTGA
- the LOC120906116 gene encoding mitochondrial import inner membrane translocase subunit TIM44: protein MHQLYAATGRMVPMLLSRSAARAVPSSLRAYSARRPGFFSQVVDNIKQEMEKNKEMKENLKKFREEAQKLEQSDALKAARQKFNTVESEASKSSEVLKENLDKVRGRLTEALDEASRTDLARKAGKLGEELGKTARGMGETLAEKGQVIGQSGAFRGISETAKVVRQEMDNQSIEARVYRSPEKLRKRVEVSLASDPSRAVEPNAEATGVELHKDSKFYQSWEDFKNNNQYVNKVLTWKMKYDESENPMIRASRLLTDKVSDIMGNLFSKTELSETLTEICKIDPSFDQKQFLRDCENDIIPNVLEAIVRGELEVLRDWCFESTYNIIATPIAQAQKAGCRLDSKILDIENVDLAMGKVMEQGPVLIVTFQTQQIMCVRDGKGAVIEGDPEKVMRCHHVWVLCRDPNELDPKAAWRLMEMSANSTEQFV, encoded by the exons ATG CATCAGCTTTACGCTGCTACCGGCAGGATGGTGCCGATGCTGCTGTCCCGCAGTGCGGCCCGAGCCGTACCGAGTTCGCTG CGTGCCTACTCGGCCCGGCGTCCCGGCTTCTTCAGCCAGGTGGTCGACAACATCAAGCAGGAGATGGAGAAGAACAAGGAGATGAAGGAGAATCTGAAAAAGTTCCGCGAGGAAGCGCAAAAGCTCGAGCAGTCAGACGCGCTGAAGGCGGCCCGGCAAAAGTTTAACACGGTCGAGTCGGAAGCGTCCAAGAGCAGCGAGGTGCTGAAGGAGAACCTGGACAAGGTGCGCGGTCGGCTGACGGAAGCGCTCGACGAGGCGTCCCGCACCGATCTGGCCCGCAAGGCGGGCAAGCTGGGCGAGGAGCTGGGCAAAACGGCCCGCGGCATGGGCGAAACGCTCGCCGAGAAGGGGCAGGTGATTGGGCAGTCCGGCGCCTTCCGGGGCATCAGCGAGACGGCCAAGGTGGTGCGGCAGGAGATGGACAACCAGAGCATCGAGGCGCGGGTGTACCGCAGCCCGGAGAAGCTGCGCAAGCGGGTGGAGGTGTCGCTCGCCTCCGATCCGTCGCGGGCGGTCGAGCCGAACGCGGAAGCGACCGGGGTCGAGCTGCACAAGGACAGCAAGTTCTACCAGTCGTGGGAGGACTTCAAGAACAACAACCAGTACGTGAACAAGGTGCTCACGTGGAAGATGAAGTACGACGAGTCGGAAAACCCGATGATCCGGGCGTCCCGGCTGCTGACCGACAAGGTGAGCGACATCATGGGCAACCTGTTCTCGAAGACGGAGCTGTCCGAGACGCTCACCGAGATCTGCAAGATCGATCCGAGCTTCGACCAGAAGCAGTTCCTGCGCGACTGCGAGAACGACATCATCCCGAACGTGCTGGAGGCGATCGTGCGCGGCGAGCTGGAGGTGCTGCGCGACTGGTGCTTCGAGAGCACGTACAACATCATCGCGACGCCGATCGCGCAGGCGCAGAAGGCCGGCTGCCGGCTCGACTCGAAGATACTGGACATCGAGAACGTCGATCTGGCGATGGGCAAGGTGATGGAGCAGGGCCCGGTACTGATCGTCACGTTCCAGACGCAGCAGATCATGTGCGTGCGGGACGGCAAGGGCGCGGTGATCGAGGGCGACCCGGAGAAGGTGATGCGGTGCCACCACGTGTGGGTGCTGTGCCGCGACCCGAACGAGCTCGACCCGAAGGCGGCCTGGCGGTTAATGGAGATGTCCGCCAACAGCACGGAACAGTTTGTGTAG